From one Thermatribacter velox genomic stretch:
- a CDS encoding tagaturonate epimerase family protein, with protein MEREKIKGLLEEALREELRVYPQQYEIPALSCTVFPVKGPRRFCLGVWQRESTPLFEGPLFSWQDPEKELFLLVYPFSWKNYLLLAQHLPYLRPVPFDNRPSFGCGDRLGMVSAAHLKALEKFPVFPVVAQQSPRELDKTHRTFSEVLLGAAWGVLESSYRGPFGADADHVKDEKHLLEARDLGYTMYTLDLSDEVDFGVFNLDEKTLLKRFDKLGTRAKEIFNLYRGKEWKLSPEVMVDFSEEKLLPVLLAYLPAIDRVEYFYALLSESVSSFDLEISLDEGPRETSPEAHFFVAEELHRRKIDFHSLAPRFPGRFEKGVEYVGDLEELTLSFQTHATIQKNLTGYRLSLHSGSDKFSVYSSFFRATGGIFHVKTSGTSWLSALETIMKSDPELFRSIYSIAYDTLEENLKAYSLSLDKADFPTGLEKVDDKHLPAFFFQDKVRQMLHIAYGPVLEALGDRLREVLFREEEKHYRKVSGNIEKHLAVLFGESK; from the coding sequence AGATTTTGTTTAGGAGTTTGGCAAAGAGAAAGTACTCCTCTTTTTGAAGGACCGCTTTTCTCCTGGCAAGACCCAGAAAAAGAGCTTTTTCTGCTGGTTTACCCCTTTTCCTGGAAAAACTATCTGCTTCTTGCTCAACATCTGCCGTATTTGCGCCCTGTTCCCTTTGATAATCGTCCTTCTTTTGGCTGTGGAGATCGCTTGGGCATGGTTTCTGCAGCACATCTTAAAGCTCTGGAGAAATTCCCGGTTTTTCCGGTCGTTGCTCAACAGTCTCCCCGGGAGCTGGACAAAACCCACCGTACTTTTTCTGAGGTTCTTTTGGGGGCAGCTTGGGGTGTGCTGGAGAGCAGCTACCGGGGTCCCTTTGGTGCTGATGCTGATCACGTGAAAGATGAAAAACACCTTCTCGAAGCCAGAGACCTGGGGTATACCATGTATACCCTGGATTTGAGCGATGAAGTCGATTTTGGCGTTTTCAACCTGGATGAAAAAACGCTGCTCAAGCGCTTTGACAAATTGGGTACAAGGGCAAAGGAAATATTTAATCTGTATCGAGGAAAAGAGTGGAAGCTCTCCCCAGAAGTGATGGTAGATTTTTCCGAAGAAAAGTTGCTACCAGTTTTGTTGGCCTATCTTCCTGCAATAGACAGAGTGGAGTACTTCTATGCTCTCCTTTCAGAGAGTGTTTCGTCTTTTGATCTTGAGATCTCGCTTGACGAAGGACCCCGTGAGACTTCTCCTGAAGCTCACTTTTTTGTTGCTGAAGAACTGCACCGTCGGAAAATTGATTTCCACAGTTTGGCCCCCCGTTTCCCGGGGCGCTTTGAAAAAGGAGTGGAGTATGTTGGAGACCTTGAGGAGCTTACTCTTTCCTTCCAGACTCATGCTACCATTCAGAAAAACCTTACTGGATACCGCTTGAGCTTGCATTCAGGTAGTGATAAGTTCAGCGTTTATTCCTCCTTCTTTCGGGCAACCGGGGGTATATTTCATGTGAAGACTTCTGGTACCAGTTGGCTTTCAGCGCTGGAAACAATTATGAAAAGCGACCCCGAACTTTTTCGCTCTATTTACAGCATTGCTTACGATACGCTTGAAGAGAACCTCAAAGCGTATTCTCTCTCCCTGGACAAGGCCGATTTTCCTACTGGTCTTGAAAAGGTTGATGATAAGCATTTGCCGGCCTTTTTCTTTCAAGATAAGGTACGTCAGATGTTGCATATTGCTTATGGTCCGGTACTTGAAGCTCTCGGGGATAGGTTAAGGGAGGTACTTTTTCGGGAAGAAGAAAAACATTACCGAAAGGTTAGTGGCAACATAGAGAAACACCTGGCCGTTCTTTTTGGCGAAAGCAAATAA
- a CDS encoding SDR family oxidoreductase: protein MPSIEEMFSVRNRVFLFTGGAGILASSLAYELGKLGAKIVLTDIAPLEEKLEEFRKESIEVRGYRMDALNRAEVEEVAKKVIEEWGRVDALFNAAGGNMKDATTSPEVSFFDLPVEALQKVVNLNLFGGAIIPSQVFAKIMVNQEEGGCIINFSSMAALRPLTRVVGYSAAKAAVSNFTQWLAVYLAQNYTPKVRVNALAPGFFVTKQNYYLLYNEDGTLTPRGQSILAHTPCGRFGEPQDLLSTVLWLLSPASSFVTGVVVPVDGGFSAFSGV from the coding sequence ATGCCCAGTATTGAGGAGATGTTTTCAGTTCGGAATCGGGTTTTCCTTTTTACGGGGGGTGCAGGAATACTTGCTTCGTCACTGGCTTATGAGCTGGGAAAACTGGGGGCAAAAATCGTGCTCACTGATATTGCTCCTCTTGAAGAGAAGCTGGAAGAGTTCCGCAAGGAATCCATTGAGGTTCGGGGGTACAGGATGGATGCTCTTAACCGCGCTGAAGTAGAAGAGGTAGCAAAAAAAGTTATTGAAGAATGGGGAAGAGTTGATGCCCTCTTTAATGCAGCTGGAGGCAATATGAAAGATGCTACCACTTCTCCCGAGGTTTCCTTCTTTGACCTTCCTGTGGAGGCTTTGCAAAAGGTGGTTAATCTCAACCTTTTTGGCGGAGCTATCATCCCTTCTCAGGTTTTTGCAAAAATTATGGTTAACCAGGAAGAAGGAGGGTGCATCATCAATTTTTCTTCGATGGCAGCGCTGCGTCCGCTTACCAGAGTAGTTGGTTATTCCGCTGCCAAAGCGGCGGTGAGCAATTTCACCCAATGGTTAGCTGTTTACCTTGCCCAGAATTATACCCCTAAGGTGCGAGTTAATGCTCTGGCCCCTGGGTTTTTTGTTACCAAGCAGAACTATTACCTTCTCTACAATGAAGATGGCACCCTTACTCCCCGAGGGCAGTCAATTCTTGCCCATACACCTTGTGGAAGGTTTGGAGAACCCCAGGATCTTCTAAGTACTGTACTGTGGCTCCTTTCGCCGGCTTCGAGCTTTGTAACTGGTGTAGTGGTGCCTGTAGATGGAGGTTTCAGTGCCTTTTCGGGGGTGTAA
- a CDS encoding gluconokinase: MAELILTVDIGTSSCKVCVFNREGEILFSTKRDYPTFSPQPGFAEQNPIEIYKNIKQAIREAVDSFSASSFSALGFDTMLHSSLLVDGEGNPLYPLLNWMDTRSAQEVEDMRNEYRQYGFYKQSAAPLHTIFNPPRVRWFKKNMPELWRKTQKMVTIKDWILWNITGVLSCDFSTASATGLLDLRKVSWSKDILNWLQLSEDHLPPLCPPENVVPLKEGDFSADTGLMPGLPVVWGGGDGPFANLGEGAFREKEMVVTVGSSGAVRMCQLAPVFDPQERGWCYYLADGVWVGGGAINNGGIVYSWMRDLLGKGAEDFELDIHRERPLFLPFLTGERSPNWKANARGILFGLSYFHDFASLMQAAFEGVAFRVRSIYDMLCEIMGRPERVILSGGFAQTEKGKRVICDVLGRKVEVSNLPSASARGAFLVSLKALGEVKRLMEIPDAFFPRNPVLEPIAEHALFYDQLYELYWEVYRRNVDLFERFVALKLA; this comes from the coding sequence TTGGCAGAACTTATTCTCACCGTGGACATTGGTACTTCTTCCTGTAAGGTTTGTGTGTTTAACCGTGAAGGAGAGATTCTTTTTTCTACCAAGCGTGATTATCCAACCTTTTCTCCCCAGCCCGGTTTTGCTGAGCAGAACCCGATTGAAATCTATAAAAACATCAAACAGGCCATTAGGGAGGCGGTCGATTCTTTTTCTGCTTCTTCTTTCTCTGCTCTTGGGTTTGATACCATGCTGCACAGTTCTCTTCTTGTGGATGGAGAGGGGAATCCTCTCTATCCACTTTTGAATTGGATGGATACTCGCAGCGCTCAGGAAGTGGAGGACATGCGCAATGAGTACCGCCAATATGGTTTTTACAAGCAGAGTGCTGCTCCACTGCATACCATTTTTAATCCGCCTCGGGTGAGGTGGTTCAAGAAAAACATGCCTGAGTTGTGGCGAAAGACGCAGAAGATGGTGACCATCAAAGACTGGATTCTGTGGAATATAACCGGTGTTTTAAGCTGTGATTTTTCTACTGCTTCGGCAACGGGTTTGCTGGATCTTCGAAAGGTTTCATGGTCGAAAGACATTCTCAACTGGTTACAGCTTTCTGAAGACCACCTGCCGCCCCTTTGCCCTCCAGAGAACGTTGTTCCCTTGAAGGAGGGAGATTTTTCTGCTGATACAGGTTTGATGCCAGGTCTTCCAGTTGTCTGGGGAGGAGGAGATGGTCCTTTTGCCAACCTGGGTGAGGGAGCTTTTCGAGAGAAAGAGATGGTGGTAACTGTGGGTTCTTCTGGAGCAGTTAGAATGTGCCAGCTTGCACCGGTTTTTGATCCTCAGGAGCGTGGCTGGTGCTACTATCTTGCTGACGGCGTATGGGTAGGAGGAGGGGCGATTAACAACGGTGGCATAGTTTATTCCTGGATGCGCGATCTCTTGGGTAAGGGGGCGGAGGACTTCGAACTGGATATCCACAGAGAACGACCGCTCTTTCTCCCTTTTCTAACTGGAGAGAGAAGTCCAAACTGGAAGGCTAATGCACGGGGGATTCTTTTTGGCCTCTCCTATTTTCACGATTTTGCATCCCTGATGCAGGCTGCTTTTGAGGGTGTGGCCTTCCGGGTACGCTCTATTTACGATATGCTGTGTGAAATTATGGGGAGACCTGAGCGGGTTATCTTAAGCGGTGGTTTCGCCCAGACTGAGAAGGGCAAAAGGGTTATATGCGATGTGCTGGGAAGAAAAGTGGAAGTGAGCAATCTTCCCTCGGCTTCGGCACGAGGAGCATTTTTAGTTTCTCTTAAGGCTTTGGGAGAAGTAAAGAGGCTTATGGAGATTCCAGACGCATTCTTTCCCAGGAACCCGGTTTTAGAGCCTATTGCCGAGCACGCTCTCTTCTATGACCAGCTTTACGAGCTATATTGGGAAGTTTACAGACGTAATGTCGATCTTTTTGAGCGCTTTGTAGCGCTGAAACTGGCTTGA
- a CDS encoding SIS domain-containing protein: MNQLFKEIAEQPEVFRKIAETYAQEEWFSRFGEGANKKRKVCITGMGSSLFAAYPAYLHLLNKGFQVNWIDASELLHYGLEGLDKNDLLVLISQSGESYEVLRILDSLSTRPLVVSFTANLESTLAKKSDVVIDILSGPERAVTSTKTHTATLLVFNLWALAQAGERERFLHASMDIELMAEEAERVIATSSEWSRRILRNLEFARSAENRFIIARGPALSSAWHGCLCFYECAKESFFAFSGGQFRHGPLELITRPSLAIVLALPGKTQSLMIALAEELVNYKAGVLLIGQEGIESRFNLEVLPMHFADELFSPALSIIPLELLAYYLAEDKGLEPGTAYLISKTTTRE; encoded by the coding sequence GTGAATCAACTTTTTAAAGAAATTGCTGAACAACCTGAAGTATTCCGAAAAATTGCTGAAACCTATGCTCAGGAAGAATGGTTTTCCCGTTTTGGTGAGGGTGCGAACAAAAAGAGAAAAGTATGCATAACTGGAATGGGCAGTTCCCTTTTTGCTGCTTACCCCGCTTATCTCCATCTTCTCAATAAAGGTTTTCAGGTAAACTGGATTGATGCTTCAGAGCTTCTCCACTATGGGCTGGAAGGCCTGGATAAGAATGATTTGCTGGTTCTGATATCCCAGTCTGGTGAGTCGTACGAGGTTTTAAGGATACTCGATAGTCTTTCCACTCGACCTCTGGTGGTGAGCTTTACGGCCAACTTAGAAAGCACTCTTGCCAAAAAGAGCGATGTGGTTATTGACATTCTTAGCGGTCCTGAGCGGGCAGTAACTTCTACTAAGACCCATACAGCAACGCTACTTGTTTTTAATCTCTGGGCACTGGCTCAGGCTGGCGAGCGGGAGCGCTTTTTGCATGCCTCTATGGATATTGAGCTTATGGCTGAGGAAGCAGAGAGGGTGATTGCAACCTCTTCGGAGTGGTCGAGGAGAATCCTTCGCAATCTCGAATTCGCACGTTCAGCGGAAAACAGGTTCATCATTGCCCGAGGCCCAGCTCTCAGTTCTGCCTGGCACGGTTGTCTGTGTTTTTATGAGTGTGCCAAAGAAAGTTTTTTTGCTTTTTCGGGAGGACAGTTTCGTCACGGGCCTCTGGAACTGATTACCAGGCCTTCTCTGGCTATCGTCCTGGCTCTTCCTGGCAAGACTCAGAGTTTAATGATTGCGTTGGCTGAGGAACTTGTCAACTACAAGGCCGGGGTGTTGTTAATTGGTCAAGAAGGTATTGAGTCGCGCTTTAACCTGGAGGTACTGCCCATGCATTTTGCTGACGAGCTTTTCTCGCCAGCTCTTTCTATAATACCTCTGGAACTGCTTGCTTACTATCTGGCTGAGGATAAGGGACTGGAACCAGGCACAGCTTATCTCATAAGTAAGACCACTACTCGGGAGTGA
- a CDS encoding carbohydrate kinase family protein: MGRVWVVGNISLDVILGGIKDFPGWGVEVLIPGYVMRPGGAAANAALALTSLGVPNFLVGVVGNDFAGQELTRKLEKGGVDLSFLDITKDVATGLSVAVTHALTLERTFLTDLGAQALLTLDHLERVLSEVRDGDFLLLCGYFLSPGIRKGEDLVKLLEAFRKKGVKLLLDTGWPTEGFTEEVKKEVLHLLSVFDYFLPNQTELQALIGENLYRIFETFPGTLVVKRGKEGSQAVNASGSIFQEASLFEAKDTIGAGDYFNAGFLFALLSGKKLDEALRVGNLVAGYNIATDSAREELLTREKLEEMLHSK, translated from the coding sequence ATGGGCCGGGTTTGGGTGGTTGGAAACATCAGTCTGGACGTGATTTTGGGCGGTATCAAGGACTTTCCGGGTTGGGGAGTTGAAGTGCTGATACCCGGTTACGTGATGCGGCCGGGCGGAGCTGCTGCCAATGCTGCTTTGGCCTTGACCAGCTTGGGGGTTCCTAATTTTTTGGTGGGTGTGGTAGGTAACGATTTTGCAGGTCAGGAGCTAACCAGGAAGCTCGAAAAAGGGGGTGTAGACCTTTCCTTTTTGGATATTACCAAAGACGTAGCCACCGGCCTTTCAGTTGCCGTTACCCATGCTCTTACTCTGGAGCGTACCTTTTTGACCGACCTTGGTGCTCAGGCTTTGCTTACTCTGGACCATCTTGAAAGGGTGTTGAGCGAGGTTAGAGATGGTGATTTCTTGTTGCTCTGCGGGTATTTTCTTTCCCCTGGTATTCGCAAAGGTGAGGATTTGGTGAAGCTTCTCGAAGCTTTCCGCAAAAAAGGAGTCAAACTTCTGCTGGATACGGGTTGGCCGACTGAAGGCTTTACTGAAGAGGTGAAAAAGGAAGTATTGCACCTTCTTTCCGTTTTTGATTATTTTCTACCCAATCAGACTGAACTACAGGCCCTGATTGGGGAGAATCTATACAGGATTTTTGAAACTTTTCCAGGTACCCTGGTTGTAAAGAGGGGGAAAGAAGGGTCTCAGGCTGTAAACGCTTCAGGGAGTATTTTTCAGGAAGCTTCTCTCTTTGAAGCCAAAGACACTATTGGTGCAGGAGATTATTTTAATGCCGGCTTTCTGTTTGCCTTGCTTTCTGGTAAAAAACTTGATGAAGCCCTGCGGGTTGGAAACCTGGTTGCCGGCTATAATATAGCGACGGATTCTGCTCGGGAAGAGCTTCTCACTCGAGAAAAGCTTGAGGAAATGCTTCACTCAAAGTAA
- a CDS encoding chloride channel protein: MGVRSYFRTEFNELFLLFLSTVKWLALACIAGLVAGCGAFLFLKALKFSAAWVAGLFPAAFLLAPLGLLLSKLLVHFFSPEARGHGTERVIEAIHQRYGKIDFRVFPVKTLATLCTLSFGGSAGKEGPIAQIGASLVSMLGHLFRLSLQDLRRFVMCGLSAGFAAVFGTPVTGAIFGIEVLYVGQMEYGSLMSSTIASFISVYVVEVLGVRQVYFPSLGAHPLSFQVMLWAVAFGVVVALVARLFINLTYWTERFGDLLGRKLAFWVPPLLGGVALIGAALLGYKEALGVGMEVIEKTVQGNTFPGELWFVKIVLVALTLGMGGSGGVVTPMFFIGSILGMSFARLFSLNTAFWSQIGLAAFLGACANTPIAATIMAAELFGFDRAVVALLSVVVAYKLLGHRSIYPSQLLFMSKSLSIDVPLGRAVGELQQKTVGRGGY, encoded by the coding sequence ATGGGAGTTAGAAGCTATTTTCGTACCGAGTTTAACGAGCTTTTTTTGCTTTTTTTAAGCACCGTCAAGTGGTTGGCTTTGGCTTGTATTGCTGGTTTGGTTGCTGGATGTGGAGCTTTTTTATTTCTTAAAGCTCTTAAATTCAGTGCCGCCTGGGTAGCTGGGTTGTTTCCTGCTGCTTTTCTGCTTGCGCCCTTGGGTTTACTTTTGAGCAAGCTTTTGGTGCACTTTTTTTCTCCGGAAGCCAGAGGGCACGGTACGGAAAGAGTTATCGAAGCAATACACCAGCGCTACGGGAAAATAGACTTTAGGGTTTTCCCAGTGAAAACTCTGGCTACCCTCTGTACTTTGAGCTTTGGGGGCTCAGCAGGTAAAGAGGGGCCGATAGCTCAGATTGGTGCTTCGCTGGTTTCTATGCTGGGTCACTTATTTCGCCTTTCTTTGCAGGATTTAAGAAGATTTGTTATGTGTGGACTTTCTGCAGGTTTTGCTGCTGTTTTTGGTACGCCGGTTACTGGAGCCATCTTTGGTATTGAGGTTCTTTATGTTGGTCAAATGGAGTATGGTTCTTTAATGTCTTCAACCATAGCTTCTTTTATCTCAGTTTACGTGGTTGAGGTTTTGGGGGTCAGACAGGTTTATTTTCCCTCCCTGGGTGCACATCCATTAAGCTTTCAGGTTATGCTCTGGGCGGTGGCTTTTGGGGTGGTCGTTGCTCTGGTAGCCCGTCTCTTTATTAATCTCACTTACTGGACGGAGCGTTTTGGTGATTTGCTGGGTCGAAAGCTGGCTTTTTGGGTACCTCCCCTACTTGGTGGTGTGGCGTTGATTGGTGCCGCTTTACTGGGTTACAAAGAGGCACTGGGAGTGGGGATGGAAGTCATCGAAAAAACGGTGCAGGGTAACACCTTTCCTGGTGAGCTCTGGTTTGTTAAGATAGTACTGGTTGCTTTGACTCTGGGTATGGGAGGGTCTGGAGGGGTGGTAACTCCCATGTTTTTCATTGGCAGCATACTGGGTATGAGCTTTGCCAGGCTTTTCTCGCTAAACACCGCTTTCTGGTCGCAAATTGGTCTTGCTGCATTTCTGGGTGCCTGTGCCAACACACCAATTGCAGCGACGATTATGGCGGCAGAACTGTTTGGTTTTGACCGAGCGGTGGTTGCGCTTTTATCGGTGGTTGTAGCTTATAAGCTTCTTGGTCATCGTTCTATCTATCCTTCGCAGTTGCTGTTTATGTCCAAGTCGCTGAGTATTGATGTACCTCTTGGTCGAGCAGTTGGTGAACTTCAACAAAAAACTGTTGGTCGTGGTGGTTATTAA
- a CDS encoding ABC1 kinase family protein, producing the protein MFLPGYPYFKNFKRFREIVRVFSKYGFSYLFSRIRFLERIGVRFLKKEIVENPPWVNLRLAFEELGTTFIKAGQILSSRVDLLPPEYCQELKKLQDEAPAVSFEEVRRVVEEELGTSLENVFWEFDPRPLASASIAQVHRAVLKKSGEKVAVKVQKPGVREMVVADLEILSYLARFGERLHGMADSITFSELVAEFRKGLLREIDFTFEAVNARKMRDNFLDFEGVYIPRVFSELTTSRVMVMELIEGVPLSKMLKEGALDTETAKMLAEIGARAIFKMIFEDGFFHGDPHPGNLMFRGETRELVYLDFGMVGAIDRETRRNIVLLLQAALEKNAARMIHLLEEEFMEGPIDSSLSLRFELNEILEHYVASNLREINLKFLFFDFFHLLRKYQLRFPTSLVSLLRALVVAEGTGRELDPEFSLAPYLSEYLRKLLVRWFSPERIKQDLLDYLLEWEGLLRNFPENTREIFSQLSSGKFTLRLKSKEIEEINRRLEAVSTRLSLSIVLGSLLIGSSLVYINFPGIRFLSVLGILGYAVAAFLGIFLIFEMLRHH; encoded by the coding sequence ATGTTTTTACCGGGCTATCCCTATTTTAAAAACTTTAAGCGTTTTAGAGAAATTGTGAGGGTTTTTTCCAAATACGGTTTTTCCTATCTTTTTAGCAGGATTCGTTTCCTGGAACGCATTGGAGTACGTTTTCTAAAAAAAGAAATTGTTGAGAATCCTCCCTGGGTTAACTTGAGATTGGCCTTTGAAGAGCTGGGCACCACCTTTATTAAGGCTGGCCAGATACTTAGCTCCCGGGTAGATCTTCTTCCTCCGGAATACTGTCAGGAACTTAAAAAACTTCAGGATGAGGCACCTGCTGTTTCTTTCGAAGAGGTTCGTAGGGTCGTGGAAGAGGAGCTGGGTACTTCCCTTGAGAATGTTTTTTGGGAATTTGACCCCCGTCCTCTGGCATCTGCCTCCATAGCTCAAGTGCATAGGGCGGTATTAAAGAAAAGCGGGGAGAAAGTAGCTGTGAAGGTCCAGAAGCCTGGGGTCAGGGAAATGGTGGTGGCAGACCTTGAGATTTTGAGTTACCTGGCTCGTTTTGGGGAACGCCTGCATGGTATGGCGGATTCCATCACCTTTTCTGAGTTAGTTGCTGAGTTCCGCAAAGGATTGTTGAGAGAAATTGATTTCACTTTCGAGGCCGTTAATGCTCGTAAGATGCGAGATAACTTTCTGGATTTTGAAGGTGTTTACATCCCCCGTGTTTTTTCTGAACTTACCACTTCCCGGGTGATGGTTATGGAACTTATTGAAGGAGTGCCACTTTCTAAGATGCTGAAAGAAGGGGCTCTGGACACCGAAACTGCTAAGATGCTTGCTGAAATAGGAGCCAGAGCTATTTTTAAGATGATTTTCGAGGATGGTTTTTTTCATGGTGACCCACATCCGGGAAACCTGATGTTTCGAGGAGAAACCCGGGAACTGGTTTATCTGGATTTTGGGATGGTCGGTGCCATAGATAGAGAAACTCGCAGAAATATAGTATTGCTGCTCCAGGCGGCGCTTGAAAAGAATGCTGCACGCATGATTCACTTGCTTGAAGAAGAATTTATGGAAGGTCCGATTGATTCTTCCCTCTCTTTGCGCTTTGAGTTAAATGAGATTCTGGAGCATTATGTTGCTTCGAACCTGCGAGAAATAAATCTTAAATTTCTTTTCTTTGATTTTTTTCATCTGCTTCGCAAATACCAACTTCGCTTTCCAACCAGTCTGGTTTCTTTATTGAGGGCGCTTGTGGTGGCTGAGGGGACGGGAAGGGAATTAGATCCTGAGTTTTCCCTAGCTCCTTATCTTTCGGAATATCTTAGAAAGCTTTTGGTCCGTTGGTTCAGTCCAGAACGCATCAAACAGGATTTGCTTGATTATTTGCTGGAATGGGAGGGTTTGCTCAGGAATTTCCCAGAAAACACACGGGAAATTTTTTCGCAACTTTCTTCAGGGAAGTTTACCCTACGCCTTAAAAGCAAGGAAATTGAAGAGATCAATCGCCGCTTGGAAGCAGTAAGTACACGTCTTTCTTTAAGTATTGTCCTTGGTTCTCTCTTGATAGGTTCTTCGTTAGTTTATATTAATTTTCCTGGCATACGTTTTTTAAGTGTCTTGGGTATTCTTGGTTATGCGGTAGCTGCCTTTTTGGGCATTTTTTTGATCTTTGAAATGTTACGCCATCACTAA
- a CDS encoding YbjQ family protein: MIVSTLSEVPNKKIREVLGIVQGSTIRARWLGKDIMAALRTLVGGEIKEYTEMMNKARQLAIERMLEEAHALGADAVLGVRFSTSMVMSGAAEIIAYGTAVKLE; encoded by the coding sequence ATGATTGTCTCAACCCTTTCCGAAGTGCCCAATAAGAAAATAAGGGAAGTACTGGGTATTGTACAGGGAAGTACCATCCGAGCCAGATGGTTGGGTAAAGATATTATGGCAGCCTTGCGTACCTTGGTGGGCGGTGAAATCAAAGAATATACCGAAATGATGAATAAGGCCAGGCAGTTAGCCATAGAAAGAATGCTTGAAGAGGCTCATGCTTTAGGTGCTGATGCCGTCTTGGGAGTGCGCTTTTCAACCAGCATGGTCATGAGCGGTGCTGCAGAAATCATCGCTTACGGCACAGCAGTGAAATTGGAATAG
- a CDS encoding ATP-binding cassette domain-containing protein, protein MQSNNHLVEMINIHKWFGGVCALKGVDFHVGYREIVGLLGDNGAGKSTLIKILSGFFPPDEGKIFFEGKECHFTSPREARALGIETIYQEAAMVPKMSVMRNIFMGREPIKYKLGTVRLLDIPFMERESMRALEGVDLRLRSPHALVEELSGGQRQGVAIARAMYFKSKLVILDEPTNNLSVKESQRVLEFIKELKNQGISSIFISHNLYHVYPVADRIVVLSHGEKVGDFKKEETSIEEITKLIVLP, encoded by the coding sequence ATGCAAAGCAATAACCACCTGGTAGAAATGATAAACATCCATAAGTGGTTTGGTGGAGTCTGTGCTTTAAAAGGAGTAGACTTCCACGTTGGTTACAGGGAAATAGTCGGTCTGCTTGGAGATAATGGTGCTGGTAAATCAACTCTGATTAAAATCCTTTCCGGTTTTTTCCCTCCAGACGAAGGCAAAATTTTCTTTGAGGGCAAAGAATGCCATTTTACTTCTCCTCGTGAGGCCCGCGCCCTGGGCATAGAAACCATTTATCAGGAAGCAGCAATGGTGCCTAAAATGAGCGTAATGAGAAACATATTTATGGGGAGAGAACCGATAAAATATAAACTGGGCACGGTAAGGTTACTGGACATTCCTTTTATGGAACGAGAGTCCATGCGAGCTTTAGAGGGTGTAGACCTCCGATTGCGCTCACCCCATGCCCTGGTTGAAGAACTCTCGGGAGGCCAACGACAAGGTGTCGCAATTGCGAGAGCCATGTACTTCAAGTCCAAACTGGTTATACTGGATGAACCTACCAATAATCTATCGGTAAAAGAATCACAAAGGGTTCTGGAATTCATAAAAGAGCTAAAAAATCAGGGAATATCGAGCATTTTTATATCGCATAACCTCTATCACGTTTACCCAGTAGCTGACCGAATCGTGGTATTGAGCCACGGTGAAAAAGTTGGTGACTTTAAAAAAGAAGAAACTTCTATCGAAGAAATCACCAAACTAATCGTTCTTCCCTAA
- a CDS encoding ABC transporter permease has protein sequence MGSGFLTSLKRILLLREISSLIMLAAVILVFFSLAPLFLSRENISVILEIIPELGIVALGVTMLMISGEFDLSVGSVFAFCPIMLVLFINWGLPPALAFAGALLVAVALGAINGLVTLTFGIPSFITTLGAMLIWRGAVLLISGGWPPPFPSQLSTAFLVGKMSIFRASIFWYLLVVVLLWIVLERSDFGNWMFATGGNRTAARAMGINTEWVKLSNFMLCSFLAGFAGIVQSFRLETTLPSMGNGLEMEAIAATVIGGTALSGGVGTVIGTVIGSFLIRIIDNGLIMARAPSYWFRVFIGLATILAVILNTFVRERAKKMRC, from the coding sequence ATGGGCAGTGGTTTTTTAACCTCTCTAAAGCGCATCCTGCTTCTCAGAGAAATAAGCAGCCTGATTATGTTGGCGGCAGTTATTCTGGTCTTTTTTAGCCTTGCACCTCTCTTTTTAAGCCGCGAAAACATAAGTGTAATCCTGGAGATCATTCCCGAGCTTGGCATTGTGGCACTCGGAGTAACCATGCTGATGATTTCTGGAGAATTCGACCTATCAGTAGGCTCAGTTTTTGCTTTCTGCCCAATCATGTTGGTTTTATTTATTAATTGGGGATTACCTCCTGCCCTGGCTTTCGCGGGAGCCTTGCTGGTTGCTGTTGCTCTTGGCGCAATCAACGGTTTAGTAACCCTAACCTTTGGAATCCCTTCCTTCATAACTACTCTCGGTGCAATGCTCATCTGGCGGGGGGCGGTTTTGCTTATCAGTGGAGGATGGCCCCCTCCTTTTCCAAGCCAGCTTTCCACAGCCTTTCTGGTTGGGAAAATGAGTATTTTCAGAGCCTCAATCTTCTGGTATCTGTTGGTAGTCGTATTACTCTGGATCGTGCTTGAAAGGAGTGATTTTGGAAATTGGATGTTTGCCACAGGTGGCAACCGAACCGCTGCCAGAGCCATGGGTATCAATACCGAATGGGTCAAGTTATCAAACTTTATGCTTTGCTCTTTTCTGGCTGGATTTGCTGGCATAGTTCAATCGTTTCGCTTAGAAACCACACTACCTTCAATGGGCAATGGTCTGGAAATGGAAGCAATTGCAGCCACCGTCATCGGAGGAACAGCACTAAGCGGTGGTGTAGGTACAGTTATCGGAACCGTCATTGGCTCTTTCTTAATTCGAATAATTGACAACGGCTTGATAATGGCCCGAGCTCCAAGTTACTGGTTCCGGGTCTTCATAGGGCTGGCCACAATACTGGCAGTTATACTAAATACCTTTGTGCGTGAGCGAGCAAAAAAGATGAGGTGTTAG